In one Arthrobacter jinronghuae genomic region, the following are encoded:
- a CDS encoding MOSC domain-containing protein, protein MRTGSLLAVCLLHGLLPTKDATGVTAIDKRAVAGPVKVHPLGLTGDLQASRKHHGGESKAIYAYSQADADYWARELGRAVPPGLFGENLRLDGLDATAALIGERWRIGDDVEVEVTCPRTPCRNFQRRMEVPNWQRRFAEAGRVGTYLRVRRRGSIAAGDAVEVLTEPSHGVSVRDVFRGLDAEQAAALQASRSAGEITLSPEILKVLRTMSAKTARSTAPVPARG, encoded by the coding sequence ATGAGAACCGGTTCGCTGCTCGCTGTTTGCCTGTTGCACGGCCTTCTGCCCACCAAGGACGCCACCGGCGTCACTGCCATCGACAAACGCGCCGTGGCAGGACCAGTGAAGGTCCATCCCCTGGGATTGACCGGAGACCTGCAGGCCAGCCGCAAACATCACGGCGGAGAATCCAAGGCCATCTACGCCTATTCCCAGGCCGACGCCGACTACTGGGCCCGGGAACTGGGACGCGCGGTCCCGCCCGGCCTGTTCGGTGAAAACCTGCGGCTGGACGGTTTGGACGCCACTGCCGCCCTGATCGGCGAGCGGTGGCGGATCGGCGACGACGTCGAGGTGGAAGTGACCTGTCCCCGCACCCCCTGCCGCAACTTCCAGCGGCGGATGGAGGTGCCGAACTGGCAGCGCCGCTTTGCGGAGGCCGGACGCGTGGGCACCTATCTCCGGGTCCGCCGCCGCGGCAGCATCGCTGCGGGGGATGCGGTGGAGGTGTTGACCGAACCCAGCCACGGCGTGAGCGTCCGTGACGTCTTCCGCGGCCTTGACGCCGAACAGGCCGCGGCGCTGCAGGCATCCCGCAGCGCCGGTGAGATCACGCTGTCACCGGAAATACTCAAGGTCCTGCGCACGATGTCGGCCAAAACCGCACGGTCCACGGCCCCAGTGCCGGCCCGGGGTTAG
- a CDS encoding glycosyltransferase 87 family protein, translating to MGQIHRSAFVRTVATLGALALAGLLVWTAFDLSPRHGLDFSVYLSGGQSVIDAAGELYTKAVQYDADSSLLFTYPPFAALVFAVLAPFGQSVGLNIFTGISIAIAAATAVWAVRYVFRREGAMDVLRHPWLRPLAIAGTGLIVLLGPWRETQAFGQINILLFGLIMADFVIKKEGWPTGLLTGVAAGLKLTPLVFGLYFLARGDWRGLRNMAYGFLSTFALGFLILPRESRTYWLDLLPDTSRIGGAGYVDNLSIKGAILHFGGPDFPVDLPWLLLSLLAVAATAVVIRLAGNRGETFTALAATALLMLLISPVSWSHHWVWVALFIPVLARNLMDLEPQRRKLRITGFLLLASSLVIFIYSPKTIGELFNAPNLDSQLPEPWLMASSAGVFWGIGLLAWWSVNYWGSRPRHWWRNNPPGLQRATEPQP from the coding sequence ATGGGCCAGATCCACCGATCCGCTTTTGTGCGGACCGTTGCGACCCTGGGAGCGCTGGCATTAGCCGGGCTGCTCGTATGGACAGCTTTCGACTTGTCGCCGCGTCACGGCCTCGACTTCAGTGTTTACCTGTCCGGCGGGCAGAGCGTCATTGACGCCGCCGGCGAACTGTATACGAAGGCCGTCCAGTACGACGCCGACAGCAGCCTGCTCTTCACCTACCCGCCTTTTGCCGCGCTGGTTTTTGCAGTGCTGGCTCCGTTCGGCCAGAGCGTGGGGCTGAACATCTTCACCGGCATTTCCATCGCCATTGCCGCAGCCACCGCCGTCTGGGCAGTCCGCTATGTCTTCCGCCGCGAGGGAGCCATGGACGTACTCCGCCACCCCTGGCTCCGGCCGCTGGCCATCGCCGGCACCGGCTTGATCGTGCTGCTAGGACCATGGCGCGAAACGCAGGCCTTCGGGCAGATCAACATCCTGCTCTTTGGGCTGATCATGGCCGACTTCGTGATCAAGAAGGAAGGCTGGCCCACCGGTCTGCTGACAGGCGTGGCTGCCGGACTGAAACTCACCCCGCTGGTCTTCGGCCTGTACTTCCTGGCGCGGGGCGACTGGCGCGGACTGCGCAACATGGCCTACGGCTTCCTCTCGACCTTCGCCCTTGGCTTCCTGATCCTCCCGCGGGAATCACGTACGTACTGGCTGGACCTGCTGCCGGACACCTCGAGGATCGGCGGCGCCGGCTACGTGGACAACCTCTCGATCAAGGGCGCCATCCTGCACTTCGGCGGCCCGGACTTCCCCGTCGACCTTCCGTGGCTTCTCCTTTCGCTGCTGGCTGTCGCGGCTACCGCCGTCGTCATCCGCCTGGCCGGCAACCGCGGAGAGACCTTCACCGCCCTGGCAGCCACCGCGCTGCTGATGCTCCTGATTTCCCCCGTCTCCTGGTCACACCACTGGGTCTGGGTGGCACTCTTCATCCCGGTCCTGGCCCGGAACCTGATGGACTTGGAGCCGCAGCGCCGGAAACTCCGGATCACCGGATTCCTCCTGCTGGCCTCCTCGCTGGTGATCTTCATTTACTCGCCCAAGACCATCGGCGAACTGTTCAATGCACCCAACCTGGATTCCCAGCTGCCCGAGCCGTGGCTGATGGCCTCCAGCGCCGGAGTCTTCTGGGGCATCGGGCTCCTGGCCTGGTGGTCCGTCAACTATTGGGGCAGCCGCCCGCGCCACTGGTGGCGCAACAATCCGCCCGGGTTGCAGCGGGCCACGGAGCCGCAGCCCTAG
- a CDS encoding amidohydrolase has protein sequence MSPALQAITNAHVVPVTGRPFDGTVLVEDGRIRELGPDVVVPDGAEVLDAGGQWLLPGLVDAHTHLGVHEEGEGWAGNDSNEMTDPVMAGVRALDAVNPFDTGFDDALAGGVTTANINPGSGNPIGGQAVALHTHGRYLEEMVLRAPSGLKSALGENPKRIYSDKKQTPSTRLGTAMVIRQAFMDAQNYLGKADPNARDPHLEALAMVLKREIPWRQHAHRADDIGTALRLADEFGYELVLDHGTEAHLLADVLAERGIPVLIGPLFTTRSKVELRGRSMANPGKLAAAGVEISIITDHPVVPINFLIYQAALAVKEGLDPDEALRAVTINPARVLGLADRLGSLEPGKDADLVLWSGNPLDVMQRALKVWIGGREVYRYDLDAREQIVAPR, from the coding sequence ATGTCCCCCGCGCTTCAAGCCATCACCAATGCCCATGTGGTTCCCGTCACCGGCAGGCCCTTCGACGGCACCGTCCTCGTCGAGGACGGACGGATCCGGGAACTGGGGCCCGACGTCGTTGTGCCCGACGGCGCGGAGGTGCTGGACGCCGGCGGGCAGTGGCTGCTGCCCGGGCTGGTGGATGCGCATACCCACCTTGGCGTGCATGAAGAGGGTGAAGGCTGGGCCGGCAACGATTCCAACGAGATGACGGATCCGGTGATGGCGGGCGTCCGCGCCCTGGACGCCGTAAACCCCTTCGATACGGGCTTCGACGACGCCCTGGCCGGCGGAGTGACCACGGCGAACATCAACCCCGGCTCCGGCAACCCGATCGGCGGGCAGGCAGTGGCGCTGCACACGCACGGGCGTTATCTGGAGGAAATGGTGCTGCGCGCACCCAGCGGCCTGAAGTCCGCGCTCGGAGAGAACCCGAAGCGGATCTACAGCGACAAGAAGCAGACCCCCTCCACCCGTCTGGGCACGGCGATGGTGATCCGGCAGGCCTTTATGGATGCGCAGAACTACCTGGGCAAGGCGGACCCGAACGCCCGCGACCCGCACCTTGAAGCCCTTGCCATGGTGCTCAAGCGGGAAATTCCCTGGCGGCAGCACGCCCACCGGGCGGACGACATCGGCACCGCCCTGCGGCTGGCGGACGAGTTCGGCTACGAGCTGGTGCTCGACCACGGCACCGAGGCCCATCTGCTGGCCGATGTCCTGGCCGAACGCGGCATTCCGGTGCTCATAGGGCCGCTCTTCACCACCCGCTCGAAGGTGGAGCTGCGCGGCCGCAGCATGGCCAATCCGGGGAAGCTTGCCGCTGCCGGAGTGGAGATCTCCATCATCACCGACCATCCGGTGGTCCCCATCAATTTCCTGATCTACCAAGCCGCACTGGCGGTGAAGGAGGGGCTGGACCCCGACGAGGCGCTGCGCGCCGTGACGATCAATCCCGCCCGGGTGCTGGGCCTCGCGGACCGGCTCGGTTCCCTGGAACCCGGCAAGGATGCCGATCTTGTCCTGTGGAGCGGGAATCCGCTGGACGTGATGCAGCGTGCGCTGAAGGTGTGGATCGGCGGCCGGGAGGTCTACCGCTACGACCTTGACGCCCGCGAACAGATCGTGGCGCCCCGCTGA
- a CDS encoding cystathionine gamma-synthase, whose protein sequence is MTSFSTRAIHAGQEPDPTTGAVIPPLYQSTTYAQDGIGGLRNGYEYGRGTNPTRDSLQQQLAALEGGKHAFSFSSGLAAEDALIRGLLAPGDHIVLGNDAYGGTYRLINKVLGKWGITNTAVDMSDAAAIAAAVAAGNTKLVWLETPSNPMMKISDIAATAQAAHDAGALLVVDNTFASPYLQQPLALGADVVVHSTTKYIGGHSDAVGGAVILNDDAMAEEVGFIQFAVGAVSAPMEAWLTTRGLKTLAVRMDRHSATAMTVAKWLKEQPAVDQVLYPGLEEHPGHDLAKAQMKDFGGMVSVSFKGGEAAARKVAESTRLFLLAESLGGVESLMNYPSEMTHASVKGTELAVPENLLRLSVGLEDVEDLIADLDQALGQL, encoded by the coding sequence ATGACCAGCTTCAGCACCCGCGCCATCCATGCGGGGCAGGAACCGGATCCCACCACCGGCGCAGTCATTCCGCCCCTCTACCAGAGCACCACCTACGCCCAGGACGGCATCGGCGGCCTGCGCAACGGCTATGAGTACGGCCGCGGCACCAACCCCACCCGCGATTCGCTGCAGCAGCAGCTCGCTGCCCTGGAAGGCGGAAAGCATGCCTTCTCCTTCAGCTCCGGGCTTGCCGCCGAGGATGCCCTGATCCGCGGGCTGCTTGCCCCCGGAGACCACATCGTCCTGGGCAACGATGCCTACGGCGGAACCTACCGCCTCATCAACAAGGTGCTGGGCAAGTGGGGGATTACCAATACGGCGGTGGATATGTCCGACGCCGCAGCTATCGCGGCTGCCGTTGCGGCCGGGAACACGAAGCTGGTGTGGCTGGAAACGCCGTCGAACCCGATGATGAAAATCAGCGATATTGCCGCAACGGCGCAGGCAGCGCACGACGCCGGCGCTCTCCTGGTGGTCGACAACACCTTTGCGTCGCCGTACCTGCAGCAGCCGCTGGCCCTGGGCGCCGACGTCGTTGTGCACTCGACCACCAAGTACATCGGCGGGCATTCCGACGCCGTGGGAGGTGCCGTAATCCTGAACGACGACGCCATGGCGGAGGAGGTCGGGTTCATTCAGTTTGCCGTCGGTGCGGTATCGGCGCCGATGGAGGCCTGGCTGACCACCCGCGGGCTGAAGACCCTCGCGGTGCGGATGGACCGGCATTCGGCTACTGCCATGACCGTGGCGAAGTGGCTCAAGGAACAGCCCGCCGTGGACCAGGTGTTGTATCCGGGGCTGGAAGAGCATCCGGGGCATGACCTGGCCAAGGCCCAGATGAAGGACTTCGGCGGCATGGTTTCGGTGTCCTTCAAGGGCGGCGAGGCTGCGGCCCGGAAGGTGGCGGAATCCACGCGGCTGTTCCTGCTGGCTGAGTCGCTGGGCGGGGTGGAGTCCCTGATGAACTACCCCTCGGAAATGACCCATGCCTCGGTCAAGGGCACCGAGCTGGCCGTACCGGAGAACCTCCTGCGGCTGTCGGTTGGCCTGGAGGACGTCGAGGACCTGATTGCGGACCTCGACCAGGCGCTGGGGCAGCTCTAG
- a CDS encoding cystathionine beta-synthase encodes MKYANTVLDLIGNTPLVKLHHVTEGISATVLVKLEYLNPGGSVKDRIAVKMIDTAEREGKLLPGGTVVEPTSGNTGVGLALVAQQKGYKCIFVTPDKVGVEKRDVLRAYGAEVVVTPTAVAPDSPDSYYGVSDRLVREIDGAYKPDQFSNPSAPASHYESTGPEIWADTDGRVTHFVAGAGTGGTITGTGRYLKEVSADRASGPVRVIAADPDGSVYSGGAGRPYFVEGVGEDMWPDNYDPSVPDQVIAVKDAESFAMTRRLAREEGLLVGGSSGMAVTAALEVARSLGPDDVVVVLLPDSGRGYMGKIFNDDWMRSYGFLQDGGEQATVRDVLATKDGSLPELVHTHPNETVRDVIAILNEYGVSYLPVLSQEPPVVLGEVLGSVDERSLTEKLFRGEAKPTDRISEHMGPRPVFVGTGDTVAAARSKLQEDDAVMVTSDGTAVGMLTRHDLLSYLSL; translated from the coding sequence ATGAAGTATGCCAATACCGTCCTGGACCTGATCGGCAACACTCCCTTGGTGAAGCTCCACCACGTGACCGAGGGCATCAGTGCCACCGTCCTGGTGAAGCTGGAGTACCTGAACCCGGGCGGATCCGTGAAGGACCGCATTGCCGTGAAGATGATCGACACGGCCGAGCGTGAGGGGAAGCTGCTGCCCGGCGGCACGGTGGTTGAGCCCACCAGCGGCAACACCGGCGTCGGACTGGCGCTGGTGGCCCAGCAGAAGGGCTATAAATGCATCTTCGTTACCCCGGACAAAGTGGGGGTGGAGAAGCGGGACGTGCTGCGTGCGTACGGTGCCGAAGTGGTGGTCACCCCGACGGCGGTCGCTCCGGACAGCCCCGACTCCTACTACGGGGTCTCCGACCGGTTGGTGCGTGAGATCGACGGCGCGTACAAGCCGGACCAGTTCTCCAACCCGTCGGCCCCGGCCAGCCACTACGAATCCACGGGACCGGAAATCTGGGCAGATACAGACGGCCGGGTGACCCACTTCGTGGCAGGTGCCGGTACGGGCGGCACCATCACCGGCACCGGACGCTACCTGAAGGAGGTCTCCGCGGACCGTGCCAGCGGGCCGGTGCGCGTGATTGCCGCGGACCCGGACGGCTCCGTGTATTCCGGCGGTGCCGGGCGCCCCTATTTCGTGGAAGGCGTGGGGGAGGACATGTGGCCGGACAACTATGACCCGTCCGTGCCCGATCAGGTGATTGCCGTGAAGGACGCAGAGTCCTTCGCGATGACCCGCCGGCTGGCCCGGGAGGAAGGCCTGCTGGTAGGCGGATCCTCGGGCATGGCTGTGACGGCGGCCCTTGAGGTAGCGCGCTCGCTGGGGCCCGACGACGTCGTCGTGGTCCTGCTGCCGGACAGCGGCCGCGGGTATATGGGCAAGATCTTCAATGACGACTGGATGCGCTCCTACGGTTTCCTGCAGGACGGCGGGGAGCAGGCCACCGTCCGCGACGTGCTGGCCACCAAGGACGGTTCGCTGCCTGAACTGGTCCACACCCATCCGAACGAAACCGTGCGGGATGTCATCGCCATCCTGAATGAATACGGGGTCTCCTACCTGCCTGTCCTCTCGCAGGAACCGCCGGTGGTCCTGGGCGAAGTCCTCGGCTCGGTGGATGAGCGCTCGCTGACGGAGAAGCTTTTCCGCGGCGAGGCCAAGCCTACGGATCGGATCAGCGAGCACATGGGGCCGCGTCCGGTCTTTGTCGGTACGGGGGACACCGTGGCCGCTGCCCGTTCGAAGCTGCAGGAGGACGACGCCGTCATGGTTACGTCCGATGGCACGGCCGTTGGCATGCTGACCCGGCACGACCTACTTTCGTACCTGAGCCTCTAA
- a CDS encoding DNA-3-methyladenine glycosylase family protein, producing the protein MSFTAAVPALQQAPSGLVRYWESPAPYCLQTSLRILVRGKQDPTIRLGPGVAWLAFLTPEGPATLNLREEPVPAPGARVRAQAWGPGARCALDSVPALLGEHDDWSGFDDDAFLATLPRLVTETRRRNPSLRLPSTGRIMDSLIPVVLEQKVTVLEAYYAWRYLVTRYGVEAPGPAPSGMKAAPAPETWRKIPSWDWHQARVDLSRSTTILRACALASGLERLAEDPLGEDLTAKLCSVPGIGAWSAAEITQRTHGAPDSVSVGDYHLAAYVGAALTGKRTDDAGMLELLAPWQGHRQRVVRMIMLSGYRKPTYGPKLAPMDHRRR; encoded by the coding sequence ATGTCCTTCACTGCCGCTGTTCCAGCGCTGCAGCAGGCTCCGTCCGGTCTGGTGCGCTACTGGGAGTCCCCCGCCCCGTACTGCCTGCAGACTTCGCTGCGCATCCTGGTGCGCGGTAAGCAGGATCCGACCATCCGCCTCGGTCCGGGCGTTGCCTGGCTGGCTTTCCTCACCCCGGAGGGCCCGGCCACCCTGAACCTTCGGGAGGAACCTGTCCCCGCCCCCGGCGCACGGGTCCGCGCCCAGGCCTGGGGACCGGGTGCCCGGTGCGCGCTGGACTCGGTACCCGCCCTGCTGGGCGAACACGACGACTGGTCCGGTTTTGACGACGACGCGTTCCTCGCCACCCTGCCCCGGTTGGTCACCGAAACCCGGCGCCGAAACCCCTCCCTGCGGCTGCCGAGCACGGGCCGGATCATGGACAGCCTGATCCCTGTGGTGCTGGAGCAGAAAGTCACCGTGCTGGAGGCCTACTACGCATGGCGCTACCTTGTGACCCGCTACGGCGTAGAGGCACCCGGCCCGGCGCCGTCGGGCATGAAAGCCGCCCCGGCCCCGGAAACCTGGCGGAAGATCCCCAGCTGGGACTGGCACCAGGCACGGGTGGACCTTTCCCGTTCCACCACCATCCTGCGGGCCTGTGCGCTCGCCTCGGGGCTGGAGCGGCTGGCAGAGGATCCACTCGGCGAGGACCTGACCGCCAAGCTCTGCTCGGTTCCGGGAATCGGAGCGTGGAGCGCTGCGGAAATCACCCAGCGGACACACGGTGCTCCGGATTCGGTCTCCGTTGGCGACTATCATCTGGCCGCCTACGTTGGCGCGGCACTCACCGGGAAGCGGACCGACGACGCCGGCATGCTGGAGCTGCTCGCACCCTGGCAGGGACACCGCCAGCGGGTGGTGCGGATGATCATGCTCAGCGGTTACCGCAAGCCCACCTACGGACCGAAGCTCGCCCCGATGGACCACCGCCGCCGCTGA
- a CDS encoding AMP-binding protein, translated as MSSYAASPSQIPLLAETIGENFERTVRRFPDATALIDAPTGRSWTYAELDRQVNDVAAGLMARGIQAGDRVGIWSPNCAEWTIAQYATAKAGAILVNVNPAYRQAELDFVVKQSGMRMLLTAPSDQRNDYEAMARSALETGAGLETLVFLSGVGADSFEVLAAEGRETGEPGAAALAERMAGLQPGDPINIQYTSGTTGFPKGATLTHSNILNNGYFIGELLGYTEADRVVLPVPFYHCFGMVIGNLAALSHGAATIIPSRTFDAGRALAAVETYRGTSLYGVPTMFIAELGLPEFGRYDLSSLRTGVMAGSPCPEEIMKRVIGEMNMAEVAICYGMTETSPVSTMTRRGDSLVRRTRTVGRTMPHLESQVVDPGTGEQVPYGEIGELCTRGYSVMAGYWNQPEATAQAIDADGWMHTGDLARMDEEGYVSVEGRIKDMVIRGGENIYPREIEEFLYTHPSISDVQVIGVPDERYGEELMACIIPVPGAPEPDAAAIAEFCRDRLAHYKIPRYVQIRGSFPMTVSGKIRKVAMREEAVSGLAASGEPAAS; from the coding sequence TTGTCCTCATACGCCGCTTCCCCGTCGCAGATTCCCTTGTTGGCGGAAACCATCGGAGAAAATTTTGAGCGGACCGTCCGCCGCTTTCCCGATGCCACCGCGCTGATCGATGCCCCCACCGGCCGGTCCTGGACCTATGCCGAACTGGACCGGCAGGTCAACGACGTCGCGGCCGGCCTGATGGCCCGAGGGATCCAAGCAGGGGACCGGGTGGGCATCTGGTCACCCAACTGTGCGGAATGGACCATTGCCCAGTACGCCACTGCCAAGGCCGGTGCCATCCTGGTAAACGTCAACCCGGCCTATCGGCAGGCGGAACTGGACTTCGTGGTGAAACAGAGTGGAATGCGGATGCTGCTCACCGCCCCGAGCGACCAGCGCAACGACTACGAGGCCATGGCTCGGAGCGCCCTCGAAACCGGGGCCGGCTTGGAGACGCTGGTATTCCTATCCGGGGTCGGTGCCGACAGCTTCGAGGTGCTGGCTGCGGAGGGAAGGGAAACAGGTGAGCCGGGGGCAGCTGCCCTGGCGGAACGGATGGCTGGACTGCAGCCCGGGGACCCCATCAACATCCAGTACACCTCCGGAACCACCGGCTTCCCCAAGGGTGCAACGCTGACCCATTCGAACATCCTGAACAACGGCTACTTCATCGGCGAACTGCTGGGCTACACCGAAGCGGACCGCGTGGTGCTTCCGGTGCCGTTCTACCACTGCTTCGGGATGGTCATCGGTAACCTTGCAGCCCTTTCGCACGGCGCCGCCACCATCATTCCGTCCCGGACCTTCGACGCCGGCCGGGCGCTCGCCGCCGTCGAAACGTACAGGGGCACGTCCCTGTACGGGGTGCCGACCATGTTCATTGCCGAACTGGGGCTGCCGGAGTTCGGCCGGTACGACCTTTCCTCGCTCCGGACCGGCGTGATGGCCGGTTCGCCCTGCCCCGAGGAGATCATGAAACGGGTGATCGGCGAGATGAATATGGCCGAAGTGGCTATTTGCTACGGGATGACCGAAACCTCGCCGGTTTCCACCATGACCCGGCGCGGGGACTCGCTGGTGCGCCGCACCCGCACCGTGGGACGCACCATGCCCCATTTGGAAAGCCAAGTGGTGGATCCCGGAACAGGGGAGCAGGTGCCCTACGGAGAAATCGGTGAACTGTGCACCCGCGGCTACAGCGTGATGGCCGGGTACTGGAACCAGCCGGAGGCAACCGCCCAGGCGATCGACGCCGACGGCTGGATGCATACCGGGGACCTGGCCCGGATGGACGAAGAGGGCTACGTCAGCGTGGAGGGACGCATCAAGGACATGGTCATCCGCGGCGGGGAGAACATCTATCCGCGGGAGATCGAGGAGTTCCTCTACACGCACCCTTCGATCTCCGATGTCCAGGTGATCGGCGTTCCGGATGAGCGGTACGGAGAGGAGCTCATGGCCTGCATCATTCCGGTCCCCGGTGCACCTGAACCGGATGCGGCGGCCATTGCCGAGTTCTGCCGTGACCGGCTGGCCCACTACAAGATTCCCCGGTACGTGCAGATCCGCGGCAGCTTCCCCATGACGGTCTCAGGCAAAATCCGCAAGGTGGCCATGCGTGAGGAAGCGGTCAGCGGGCTGGCAGCCAGCGGGGAACCAGCAGCCTCCTAG
- a CDS encoding putative quinol monooxygenase produces MTEETNTPINLRATMVPNAGEHTRVKLALDIAIEQVRMEPGCLRYEIIEDSESAIVLAEQWASREDLERHARGAALQDLQESLSALLAEPLKVEQV; encoded by the coding sequence ATGACTGAAGAAACCAATACCCCCATCAATCTCCGCGCCACTATGGTCCCGAACGCCGGTGAACACACGCGGGTGAAGCTGGCCCTGGACATCGCCATTGAGCAGGTACGGATGGAACCGGGCTGCCTGCGCTACGAAATCATTGAGGACTCGGAGTCGGCAATTGTGCTGGCGGAACAGTGGGCCTCCCGCGAGGACCTGGAGCGCCACGCACGCGGTGCCGCCCTCCAGGACCTGCAGGAATCCCTCAGCGCACTGCTGGCCGAACCGCTGAAGGTGGAACAGGTCTAA
- the amt gene encoding ammonium transporter, translating to MNGADTAWVLVCAGLVLFMTPGLALFYGGMVPVRNVLTMMMQNIIPLGIISLTWVLVGYTLAFSNKGNSVVGDFDAFALLELDTPQFHSVAAGVTIPTLAFVAYQMMFAVITPALLTGATAGRLRFGGWVVFLAAFSILVYPQVARWLWHPKGWLFQLGAQDWAGGMVVHASAGAATVAVLLVVGRRRGWPNLRTSPNNLPLMLVGGGILWFGWFGFNAGDGLQANGIAAQALINTHVAGAAAMLTWLLVERIGNGRCTLVGAVSGAVAGLATITPCAGYVGTGAALLIGLIAGCLCAVAVRLKHVLRYDDALDVIAVHFVGGVLGSFLLGFFADSSVNPVSDDGIFSGGGGVLLWHQTVAIVSVVLFSFVLSWIVAVIISRTIGLKEAGPDQEDQDRVQQGASAYSLSGISARPATAGRAASEGAEDARRGRSSRLVSAVVNTDRVDGLRDALLMAGARSLEMSDAAAYTGTVRTEAFRSEKRRIDFEDRLRVQAAVDEEHEEAVVAVLKRFGAEPDSIYRLSVIPY from the coding sequence ATGAACGGGGCGGACACGGCATGGGTGTTGGTCTGTGCGGGGCTCGTGCTGTTTATGACACCGGGGCTGGCCCTCTTTTACGGCGGGATGGTGCCGGTACGCAACGTCCTGACCATGATGATGCAGAACATCATTCCGCTGGGGATCATTTCCCTGACCTGGGTGCTGGTGGGGTACACGCTGGCGTTCAGCAATAAGGGCAATTCCGTGGTCGGCGACTTCGACGCCTTTGCGCTGCTCGAGCTCGACACCCCGCAGTTCCATTCGGTGGCCGCGGGTGTGACCATACCGACGCTCGCCTTCGTGGCCTACCAGATGATGTTCGCCGTAATTACGCCTGCGCTGCTTACGGGAGCGACGGCGGGCCGGCTCCGGTTCGGCGGATGGGTGGTGTTCCTGGCCGCATTTTCCATTCTGGTGTACCCGCAGGTGGCGCGCTGGCTCTGGCATCCCAAAGGATGGCTGTTCCAACTTGGTGCCCAGGATTGGGCCGGCGGCATGGTGGTCCATGCCTCTGCAGGCGCAGCAACGGTGGCGGTGCTGCTGGTGGTTGGCCGGCGGCGCGGCTGGCCGAACCTCCGGACCTCACCGAACAACCTTCCGCTGATGCTGGTTGGCGGCGGCATCCTTTGGTTCGGGTGGTTTGGCTTTAACGCGGGAGACGGGCTTCAGGCCAACGGCATTGCCGCGCAGGCCCTGATCAATACCCACGTGGCAGGGGCGGCCGCGATGCTTACCTGGCTGCTCGTGGAACGGATAGGCAATGGGCGCTGCACCTTGGTGGGTGCCGTCTCCGGCGCCGTGGCCGGACTGGCGACGATTACCCCCTGCGCCGGGTACGTGGGCACCGGCGCAGCCCTCCTGATCGGACTGATCGCCGGCTGCCTCTGTGCGGTGGCTGTCCGGCTCAAGCATGTGCTGCGCTACGACGACGCACTGGACGTGATCGCCGTCCATTTTGTGGGCGGCGTGCTGGGTTCGTTCCTGCTGGGTTTCTTCGCCGACAGCTCGGTAAACCCCGTCAGTGACGACGGCATCTTCTCCGGCGGCGGCGGAGTGCTCCTGTGGCACCAGACGGTGGCCATAGTCTCCGTGGTGCTCTTTTCCTTCGTGCTGAGCTGGATTGTGGCCGTCATTATTTCCCGCACCATTGGGCTGAAAGAGGCCGGGCCCGACCAGGAGGACCAGGACCGGGTCCAGCAGGGTGCCTCCGCATACTCCCTGAGCGGCATTAGCGCCCGCCCCGCAACGGCGGGCCGGGCGGCCAGCGAGGGCGCCGAAGATGCCCGGCGGGGGCGTTCCAGCCGGCTGGTCAGCGCCGTGGTCAATACGGATCGGGTTGACGGCCTGCGGGACGCGTTGCTGATGGCCGGCGCGCGATCCCTGGAGATGTCCGACGCCGCGGCCTACACCGGAACCGTCCGTACCGAGGCTTTCCGCAGCGAAAAGCGGAGAATCGACTTTGAGGACCGGCTGCGGGTGCAGGCCGCGGTGGACGAAGAGCACGAGGAAGCAGTGGTGGCCGTCCTGAAGCGCTTCGGGGCGGAACCGGATTCGATTTACCGGCTCTCTGTCATTCCGTACTGA